In Acidisarcina polymorpha, one DNA window encodes the following:
- a CDS encoding DUF4038 domain-containing protein gives MAKRIDQRTNRRHQHAALSATCLGLLVMLGVGICVQAAPAQVAASGISAVYPVKVSDNKRYLVDQRGTPFLIVGDTPQGLMSRLSEKEADEYFANRQAHEFNTVGWIDVACAGHDFPTNLDASTPNGIRPFTGYLPGGKDFAHYDLSKPNEAYFSRLDKIVVLAGNHGILVFIDPIETIGWLPTLRNNGPAAARAYGEYLGSRYKRFPNVAWLNGNDFNTWKDVQDDSLVQAVSNGIRTTDPKHIQTVELNVFNSSSYDDPTWVPLAEINSTYAYSPTYIQMLHSYNQTPVAPTYLVEAHYDLEDAGKPPDYGYPPVLRREEYWTMLTGGTGQFYGNAYTWSFKSGWETHLDTPGVMQLTIWKKFFATLPWQDLVPDQDHSVLVAGMGNYGDLRTRVSQAEYSTAAKTSDGSIVVVYMPTARSITLNMASLKGAAYARWFDPTNGRYTTIRPEPFENQGIQQFTPPAKNHDRDSDWVLVLSTQRI, from the coding sequence ATGGCAAAAAGGATCGATCAACGAACGAACCGTCGACACCAGCATGCAGCGCTAAGCGCGACCTGCCTGGGGCTGCTGGTTATGTTAGGTGTCGGCATATGCGTTCAAGCCGCCCCCGCCCAGGTAGCGGCCTCCGGGATATCCGCAGTTTATCCCGTGAAGGTCAGTGATAATAAGCGCTATCTGGTAGACCAACGCGGCACCCCCTTCCTGATTGTCGGGGATACTCCGCAGGGCTTAATGTCGCGGCTTAGCGAAAAAGAGGCGGACGAATACTTTGCCAACCGCCAGGCACATGAATTTAATACGGTGGGGTGGATCGACGTAGCTTGTGCGGGCCATGATTTTCCCACTAATCTCGATGCCAGCACTCCTAACGGAATTCGCCCCTTCACGGGCTATCTACCGGGTGGGAAGGACTTCGCCCATTACGATCTAAGCAAGCCGAATGAAGCTTACTTTTCCCGTCTCGATAAGATAGTTGTCCTTGCCGGCAACCACGGGATTCTGGTCTTTATCGATCCGATCGAGACGATTGGTTGGCTTCCGACCCTTCGCAATAACGGACCGGCAGCCGCGAGGGCCTACGGAGAATATCTAGGTAGTCGTTATAAGAGGTTTCCTAATGTCGCCTGGCTCAACGGCAATGACTTCAATACCTGGAAAGATGTCCAAGATGATTCGCTGGTGCAGGCTGTGTCCAACGGAATTCGGACCACCGACCCGAAACATATTCAAACGGTGGAGCTAAATGTCTTCAACAGCTCGTCTTATGATGATCCCACCTGGGTGCCACTCGCCGAGATCAATAGCACCTATGCGTATTCACCTACCTATATCCAGATGCTTCACAGCTACAACCAGACTCCAGTTGCTCCGACCTATCTGGTTGAGGCACATTACGACCTGGAGGACGCCGGCAAGCCCCCGGACTACGGGTATCCTCCTGTGCTCAGGAGAGAAGAATACTGGACGATGTTGACCGGTGGTACTGGGCAGTTTTATGGCAACGCCTATACCTGGTCTTTCAAATCCGGATGGGAAACGCATCTTGACACCCCAGGCGTGATGCAGCTCACGATATGGAAGAAGTTCTTTGCCACACTGCCGTGGCAGGATCTTGTTCCCGATCAGGATCATTCGGTTCTGGTAGCCGGGATGGGAAACTACGGAGATCTTCGCACTCGCGTCAGTCAGGCTGAATACTCTACGGCCGCCAAAACGTCGGACGGTTCAATCGTAGTGGTTTACATGCCAACCGCAAGGTCGATCACCTTGAATATGGCGAGCTTAAAGGGGGCCGCGTATGCGCGATGGTTCGACCCAACAAATGGCAGATACACCACTATTCGTCCCGAGCCTTTCGAGAACCAGGGGATTCAACAATTTACTCCGCCAGCAAAAAACCACGACCGCGATAGCGATTGGGTGTTGGTTCTGAGTACGCAGAGAATATAG